One part of the Parabacteroides distasonis ATCC 8503 genome encodes these proteins:
- a CDS encoding alpha/beta hydrolase, whose product MKKKLIAFVCFLLVSLSGLPQLPVRLNERPVVLNTSTGVLKGKMVTPNQESGYPVVLIIPGSGPTDMDGNSAALPGKNNSLRYLAEGLAGKGIASLRYDKRGIASSASAGKDEYSMRFEDGIKDARGWIDYLSKDKRISGIYVLGHSEGALVGMAASVDNPKVKGYISVAGAGRPAYEIIEEQMAGQPEVIRNMVRSINTSLKEGKLVPDVPIGLQALFRSSVQPYMISWYTYNPQEIIKKLKVPVLILQGDKDMQVSVKDAELLKRSQPSADYHLIGNMNHLMKTCDTMDQQKQMATYTDPALPLHKDVLILIEKFVSKP is encoded by the coding sequence ATGAAAAAGAAACTGATAGCTTTCGTTTGCTTTCTTCTCGTATCCTTGTCTGGTCTGCCCCAGTTGCCTGTACGGTTGAACGAGCGTCCGGTGGTGTTGAATACGTCTACCGGGGTATTAAAAGGGAAGATGGTAACTCCCAATCAGGAGTCCGGTTATCCTGTGGTATTGATCATCCCCGGCTCCGGCCCTACGGATATGGACGGGAACTCCGCCGCCTTGCCGGGTAAGAATAATTCCTTGAGATATTTGGCGGAAGGGCTGGCAGGGAAGGGTATCGCTTCCCTGCGTTATGATAAGCGGGGTATCGCTTCGAGCGCCTCGGCCGGAAAGGATGAGTATTCCATGCGTTTCGAGGACGGGATCAAGGACGCACGAGGCTGGATCGATTATTTAAGCAAGGACAAACGGATCTCCGGAATCTATGTGTTGGGGCATAGCGAGGGAGCGTTGGTCGGTATGGCGGCTTCGGTGGATAATCCGAAAGTGAAAGGATACATTTCGGTGGCGGGTGCGGGGCGTCCCGCTTATGAGATCATAGAGGAACAGATGGCCGGTCAACCGGAAGTGATCCGGAATATGGTGAGATCCATAAACACGTCCTTGAAGGAAGGGAAGCTCGTACCGGACGTGCCGATCGGTTTGCAAGCCCTGTTCCGCTCGTCGGTACAGCCTTATATGATCTCATGGTATACGTATAATCCGCAGGAAATCATCAAGAAACTAAAAGTCCCGGTGTTGATCTTGCAAGGGGATAAGGATATGCAAGTATCCGTAAAAGACGCCGAACTATTGAAGCGATCCCAACCTTCGGCCGATTACCATTTGATCGGGAATATGAACCATCTGATGAAGACTTGCGATACGATGGATCAGCAAAAACAGATGGCTACCTATACCGATCCGGCCCTTCCGTTGCATAAGGATGTGCTGATATTAATTGAAAAGTTTGTGAGTAAACCTTGA
- a CDS encoding RagB/SusD family nutrient uptake outer membrane protein, with protein MKRLSIYMLAAGMAALSTSCSDFLDTVPKDQLAPSTTWQTEADAKGFIVGCYKDLLDGNTLLYLDCGSDIGYNNFPWEGFRPWGDGSLSSSNPGQILYDYKSIRKANTFLENVDKVTFSSDAVKANYVAQAKAIRAYKYFLMNWWYGGVPIISSYSSADEAKVERNTEQEVRDYIAKDLDEALAGIAEAPEARGYIAKGAVLAIKMREALYYGDWQKAKDAAKAIIDLKQYELDPDYTNLFKVSGVDSKEIILADQNIETLDGLGTIGQMYNNVDQGWSSIVPTQNLVDMYEMSDGLTKEESKTYDAKHPFANRDPRMAMTILYPGRDWRGDVLNTLDEKLQDGTVNKNFPTYTDNASKSALTWAKYLDPMDQYGDVWSSGACPIVFRYAEVLLTYAEAANELSGPSDEIYGYLNQIRQRVGMGEVDKAKYGTKDKLRELIRRERTVELAGEGLRRADIVRWQEDGKMLAEKVMNGDLLRVTGTINYGESEPTKRAEITGTAVIETRQFSSRNRYLPIPQTSMDKNPNLKQNPGY; from the coding sequence ATGAAACGATTATCAATATATATGTTGGCGGCTGGTATGGCTGCGTTATCTACTTCGTGTTCGGATTTTCTGGATACGGTGCCTAAGGATCAGTTGGCTCCTTCTACCACATGGCAGACAGAGGCGGATGCGAAGGGCTTCATAGTAGGCTGTTATAAGGATTTGCTAGATGGAAATACGTTGCTTTATCTGGATTGTGGCTCAGATATAGGCTATAATAATTTCCCTTGGGAAGGATTCCGCCCGTGGGGGGATGGGTCATTGTCTAGTTCTAATCCTGGGCAGATCCTTTATGATTACAAGTCGATTCGTAAGGCGAATACATTCTTGGAGAATGTAGACAAGGTGACGTTTTCTAGTGACGCTGTAAAAGCTAATTATGTGGCTCAAGCTAAAGCGATCCGTGCTTATAAGTATTTCTTGATGAATTGGTGGTATGGTGGTGTGCCTATTATTAGTTCTTATTCAAGTGCGGACGAGGCTAAAGTGGAACGTAATACGGAACAAGAGGTACGCGATTATATAGCTAAGGATTTAGACGAGGCCTTAGCTGGGATTGCGGAGGCTCCGGAGGCTCGTGGCTATATCGCTAAAGGTGCTGTTTTAGCTATCAAGATGCGTGAGGCTTTGTATTATGGTGATTGGCAAAAGGCAAAAGACGCAGCTAAGGCAATCATTGATTTGAAGCAGTATGAGTTGGATCCGGATTATACGAATCTTTTTAAGGTATCGGGAGTGGATTCTAAAGAGATAATCCTAGCGGATCAGAATATTGAGACGTTGGACGGATTGGGAACCATCGGGCAAATGTATAATAATGTTGACCAAGGTTGGTCTTCTATCGTCCCGACCCAGAATTTGGTGGATATGTATGAAATGTCAGATGGATTGACGAAAGAAGAGTCGAAGACTTATGACGCAAAGCATCCGTTCGCGAATCGCGACCCTCGTATGGCCATGACCATTTTATATCCGGGACGTGACTGGAGAGGTGATGTCTTGAATACTTTGGATGAGAAACTTCAAGATGGTACTGTCAACAAGAACTTCCCGACTTATACAGATAATGCTTCCAAGAGTGCTTTGACTTGGGCGAAATACTTGGATCCGATGGATCAATATGGAGATGTTTGGAGTTCGGGAGCTTGTCCGATCGTATTCCGTTATGCGGAGGTTCTATTGACGTATGCGGAGGCCGCGAATGAGCTGAGCGGTCCTTCTGATGAGATCTATGGTTATTTGAACCAGATCCGCCAGCGTGTAGGAATGGGGGAAGTGGATAAGGCTAAATATGGGACGAAGGATAAACTTCGTGAATTGATCCGTCGTGAGCGTACGGTAGAGTTGGCCGGCGAAGGCTTGCGCCGTGCGGACATCGTCCGTTGGCAGGAAGATGGAAAGATGCTTGCCGAGAAAGTCATGAATGGTGATTTGTTACGTGTTACAGGAACGATTAATTATGGGGAGTCTGAGCCTACTAAACGTGCGGAAATCACGGGTACGGCTGTTATTGAGACTCGCCAGTTCTCTTCTCGTAACCGTTACTTGCCGATTCCTCAAACAAGCATGGATAAGAATCCGAACTTGAAACAGAATCCGGGTTATTAA
- the nagA gene encoding N-acetylglucosamine-6-phosphate deacetylase, with translation MLTQIINGKILTPQGWLKDGSVLISDGKILEVTNCDLAVVGATLIDAKGMYIVPGGVEIHVHGGGGRDFMEGTEEAFRAAVATHMKHGTTSIFPTLSSSTIPMIRAAAETTEKLMAEKDSPVLGLHLEGHYFNMKMAGGQIPENIKNPDPEEYIPLLEETHCIKRWDAAPELPGAMQFGKYITSKGVLASVGHTQAEFEDILTAYEVGYTHATHFYNAMPGFHKRREYKYEGTVESIYLLDDMTVEVVADGIHVPPTILRLVYKIKGVERTCLITDALACAASDSQVAFDPRVIIEDGVCKLADRSALAGSVATMDRLIRTMVQKAEIPLEDAVRMASETPARIMGVSDRKGTLQRGKDADIVLLDRDLNVRAVWAMGKLVEGTNKLF, from the coding sequence ATGTTAACACAGATCATTAATGGAAAGATTCTTACCCCGCAAGGCTGGCTGAAAGACGGCTCGGTATTGATAAGCGACGGGAAGATTTTAGAAGTGACAAACTGCGACTTAGCGGTAGTGGGGGCAACCTTGATAGACGCCAAAGGTATGTACATCGTCCCCGGAGGCGTGGAAATTCACGTGCACGGAGGTGGAGGCCGTGATTTTATGGAAGGCACCGAGGAAGCTTTCCGTGCGGCGGTGGCCACACACATGAAACACGGTACTACCAGTATCTTCCCCACCTTATCCTCTTCTACCATCCCGATGATCCGTGCCGCCGCCGAGACCACCGAGAAACTGATGGCCGAGAAAGATAGCCCGGTTCTGGGGCTTCACTTAGAAGGACATTATTTCAATATGAAAATGGCTGGTGGACAAATCCCTGAGAACATCAAGAATCCCGATCCCGAGGAATATATCCCTTTGCTGGAGGAAACGCATTGTATCAAGCGCTGGGATGCCGCTCCGGAACTTCCGGGAGCGATGCAGTTTGGTAAATATATCACCTCGAAAGGCGTGCTCGCCTCGGTAGGGCATACCCAAGCCGAGTTTGAGGATATCCTGACCGCTTATGAGGTAGGTTATACCCACGCCACCCATTTCTATAACGCCATGCCGGGCTTCCATAAACGCCGCGAGTATAAGTATGAGGGAACGGTGGAAAGTATCTATCTGCTCGATGATATGACCGTCGAGGTCGTGGCCGATGGTATCCATGTGCCGCCTACGATCCTTCGTCTGGTCTATAAGATAAAAGGTGTGGAACGCACTTGTCTGATCACGGATGCCTTGGCTTGCGCTGCCAGTGATAGCCAAGTCGCTTTCGATCCCCGTGTCATCATCGAGGATGGCGTGTGTAAGTTGGCCGACCGCTCGGCCTTGGCGGGTAGTGTCGCCACGATGGACCGCCTGATCCGTACGATGGTGCAGAAGGCCGAGATCCCCTTGGAGGATGCCGTGCGTATGGCCTCGGAGACTCCCGCCCGTATCATGGGCGTATCCGATCGCAAGGGAACGTTGCAGCGGGGCAAAGACGCCGATATCGTCTTGTTGGACCGTGACTTGAATGTCCGTGCGGTCTGGGCGATGGGTAAGTTGGTTGAAGGTACGAATAAACTATTCTAA
- a CDS encoding ABC-F family ATP-binding cassette domain-containing protein: MISVEGLTVEFGGFTLFDDISFVVNKKDRIALVGKNGAGKSTMLKIFAGLQSPTSGTVSVPKEVTIGYLPQHMQLVDTRTVREEAECAFEHIHEMEEEINRLNTQLAERTDYDSEGYQKLIDRVTYLSEHFQMMGGNNYHAELERTLAGLGFSRSDFDRPTSEFSGGWRMRIELAKLLLRRPDVLLLDEPTNHLDIESIQWLENFIATRANAVILVSHDRAFIDNTTFRTLEIELGKVYDYKVKYSEYVVLRRERREQQQRAYENQQKKLADTEAFIERFRYKATKSVQVQSRIKQLEKVERIEVDDVDTAMLRLKFPPAPRSGSYPVICEEVAKRYGDHLIFDHVTLTINRGDKVAFVGKNGEGKSTLVKCIMGEITDFTGKLQLGHNVKIGYFAQNQAQLLNENLTVFDTIDYVAQGDIRLKIRDILGAFMFGGEASDKKVKVLSGGERTRLAMIRLLLEPVNLLILDEPTNHLDMRSKDVLKDALREFDGTVIVVSHDREFLDGLVDKVYEFGNQKVVEHLGGIYNFLEHKKMDSLRELERSTGTSTSMSGTGEAQVSHNKLSYEARKELSKVIKKAEKAVAEAEARISELENGIAVIEAKLATPEGASDASLYGEYSALKKELSDAMDLWTERTMELEELNTQDS; encoded by the coding sequence ATGATTTCGGTTGAAGGACTAACAGTGGAGTTTGGCGGTTTTACGCTTTTTGATGATATTTCTTTTGTGGTAAACAAGAAGGACCGTATCGCTTTGGTGGGCAAGAACGGAGCGGGCAAATCTACAATGTTGAAAATATTCGCAGGCCTGCAATCGCCGACTTCTGGAACTGTTAGCGTACCGAAGGAGGTCACGATCGGATACCTGCCCCAGCACATGCAATTGGTGGATACCCGTACGGTTCGGGAGGAGGCGGAATGCGCTTTCGAGCATATCCATGAGATGGAGGAGGAGATCAATCGCTTGAATACTCAATTGGCGGAGCGTACGGATTATGACTCCGAGGGCTATCAAAAGCTGATTGATCGTGTCACGTATCTATCGGAGCATTTCCAGATGATGGGAGGAAACAACTACCATGCGGAGTTGGAGCGTACATTGGCCGGACTAGGTTTTAGCCGTAGCGATTTCGACCGCCCGACGTCTGAGTTCAGCGGAGGCTGGCGCATGCGTATCGAGTTGGCGAAGCTCTTACTCCGTAGGCCGGACGTGTTGCTGCTGGATGAGCCGACGAACCATCTGGATATCGAGTCCATCCAATGGTTGGAGAACTTTATCGCTACCCGTGCCAACGCTGTGATCTTAGTGTCGCACGACCGTGCCTTTATCGATAATACGACTTTCCGGACCTTGGAGATCGAACTAGGTAAGGTCTACGATTATAAGGTAAAATATTCGGAGTACGTCGTACTTCGCCGTGAACGCCGTGAGCAGCAGCAGCGCGCTTATGAGAACCAACAGAAGAAATTGGCCGATACCGAGGCGTTTATCGAGCGTTTTCGTTATAAAGCCACGAAGTCCGTACAGGTACAATCCCGCATCAAACAATTGGAAAAAGTGGAACGTATTGAGGTAGACGATGTGGATACAGCCATGTTGCGGCTGAAATTTCCGCCCGCTCCCCGTTCCGGTTCTTATCCGGTGATCTGCGAGGAGGTGGCGAAGCGTTATGGCGATCATCTGATCTTCGATCATGTGACGCTTACGATCAACCGGGGTGATAAAGTCGCTTTTGTCGGAAAGAACGGTGAGGGTAAATCTACCTTGGTGAAATGTATCATGGGAGAGATTACCGATTTCACCGGAAAGCTCCAATTAGGCCATAACGTGAAGATCGGTTACTTCGCCCAGAACCAAGCGCAGCTATTGAACGAGAACCTTACCGTTTTCGATACGATCGATTACGTAGCCCAAGGGGATATCCGTTTGAAGATACGGGATATCCTAGGTGCTTTCATGTTTGGCGGCGAGGCCTCCGATAAGAAGGTGAAAGTCCTGTCGGGTGGCGAGCGTACCCGTTTGGCGATGATCCGCTTGTTATTGGAGCCGGTCAACCTGCTGATTCTCGATGAGCCGACGAACCACTTGGATATGCGTTCGAAAGACGTGCTGAAAGACGCCTTGAGGGAGTTCGACGGCACGGTGATCGTGGTTTCCCACGACCGTGAGTTCTTGGATGGCCTAGTCGATAAGGTCTATGAGTTCGGTAACCAGAAAGTCGTCGAGCATTTAGGCGGCATCTATAATTTCTTGGAGCATAAGAAAATGGATAGCTTGCGTGAATTGGAACGTTCTACTGGGACGAGTACTTCCATGTCCGGTACCGGTGAGGCTCAGGTATCCCATAACAAGCTCTCCTATGAGGCAAGGAAGGAACTGAGTAAAGTGATTAAGAAAGCGGAGAAAGCTGTTGCCGAGGCCGAGGCCCGTATCTCGGAGCTTGAGAATGGCATTGCCGTTATCGAGGCGAAGCTGGCTACGCCGGAAGGTGCCTCCGACGCTTCTCTCTACGGTGAATATTCTGCCCTAAAAAAAGAACTTTCCGATGCGATGGATCTATGGACCGAACGGACAATGGAGTTGGAAGAGTTGAATACGCAGGATTCATGA